The Setaria viridis chromosome 6, Setaria_viridis_v4.0, whole genome shotgun sequence genome contains a region encoding:
- the LOC117860760 gene encoding ubiquitin carboxyl-terminal hydrolase 1 isoform X1, with protein sequence MVRSKAKSLPEEHQQQAMSPLDSELCDLQEGCAHYTYEGTVHLEKALLDVLTSNHSEHCALCPKEEEEQQKKKGTLCPKEEEEQQQKKKKTKKKGSGAAKVQKKIDMWVCLTCNGHFCVAALIEANSHSRVHAKETQHWWAANYSDPSTVYCFKCDREVPVKIPNLDKNVRTSEIDLTFRIQGLRSLGTESPFNAILQNLLSLKSLRKEMLKLEFPRTATIPIALRKLFVMTSWSAARGAPDQEGLLSLICAAYPNYRMLDSEESFSCLLDALHKEEKEAWAGVPIAANSTVIDSVFGGQFSVTVSCNECPHRFSEDKQFFYLSIPVSSSRPSAFVPPANYCAQPADVTDIEVDEINGPISLENCLKLYTDPEPWICEKCTNRERPKDEEEIRGCNKGAAVRRVLIRVPPPVLALHLKRFNKDCQDQSEKLKGHVQYNENLDIGPFMDPRSEVDGHINYHLAGIVLHSENMTGGHFIANVRAEKSTMKGGALVWFNAIDKQVTRTRIRDFQGEPHLLFYRKVTPDNLRKEDMKAIEQANNNKQGQAAQKEMPCQEAVLSHMDNLVKEDMKVIEEANNNKQGQAAQKEMPCKEAILHHIEIDPVLKVKTPQPLALEMVEGSHRMSTNGNVIRGLPNLTNSCFFNVMLQCLLGLDTLRCKLLAHDVWRGSLSEPLQQLFIETGALNSAQGLLDPSDLFKHTCMVFPRFGSKQHEDTHELLRQFLGRLHVEEVKTRNLPIDIVDDVSTIITSIFSGSLVTTVSAIGCAHGSTKHDSFLDISLAIPSRGCVSIEDCWTLLTEQSAMDEEWPCPDCTCEQKEPVKRNEKGELISVKRNAVQRMLIARPPQVLVVTLKRFTYCSSRSEKLKVDVRFKEMFDMQPFMENRSMEANSLYRLVGVVQHQGTLAQGHYVAYVRANKMGSQMNNNGDSKSWYYASDENVLEASLDQVLSSEPYILFYEKSQLTDINTEPHSSANPTVEETQLQTGAPVSDLSSPPLDELRPWEYQRSRNPHRQARNETYQDNDLLGQKVGVFLNSFILPGDTSLYYHWELIMMCERGSGSRKLNIHYSHLLTFSKGLAMDVCNGYERLTVNLKEAAITFAQSLLASDTNLTESGRKRMQLLASTSTESDTSLELKFIQMPKMHQLLNNCLQPPMTEMMRVYGSLHTSIMTPLPEKCSLVQKLLSDMINSHRDGLSWEGDIDIGDVDVYDDRVSISKEPKSFRIHPKTSPLMISAMERDFNWIAQSVLKKFRVHGALIPYLEAFITMLSEMASYASWWSNTETAEALRELIENHPFLKPAMARANLWSGIFCACSSHDAEDINAEFKTVLNNYVCESWTEQIQYNKMLRCIFKYKNEKSQPGVTAGCGADGPAAGPTASTVGSAAGNDGPVSSTVGSAAGAAGQAENPLGYYEDNAEFLIECLRHLFHHGSGYSFAYRPPHERGNGPRVQLMKSLDETELAGAAFLDEYAMEALTELLKQSAMKGLALSVWECYKNCNYPYRPQKCCS encoded by the exons atggtGAGATCTAAGGCCAAGAGCCTGCCGGAAGAACATCAACAGCAAGCCATGTCTCCCTTGGATAGTGAACTGTGTGATCTTCAGGAAGGTTGTGCTCACTACACTTATGAGGGCACAGTACACCTGGAAAAGGCCCTCCTCGATGTTTTAACTTCAAACCATTCTGAACATTGCGCACTTTGtccgaaggaggaggaggagcagcagaagaagaaaggaacacTTTGtccaaaggaggaggaggagcagcagcagaagaagaagaaaacgaagaagaaaggaagcGGTGCTGCCAAGGTGCAGAAAAAGATTGATATGTGGGTCTGTTTGACCTGCAATGGGCATTTTTGTGTGGCAGCACTGATCGAGGCAAACAGCCACAGTCGAGTACATGCCAAGGAGACACAGCATTGGTGGGCTGCAAATTATAGTGATCCATCAACTGTGTATTGCTTCAAATGTGACCGGGAGGTACCGGTTAAGATTCCCAACCTTGATAAGAATGTTAGGACCTCTGAAATTGATTTGACGTTTAGGATTCAAGGGCTACGGAGTCTTGGAACTGAGTCCCCCTTCAATGCGATATTGCAGAATCTGCTCTCCTTGAAATCACTGCGCAAGGAGATGCTAAAATTAGAGTTTCCAAGAACAGCAACCATTCCTATAGCTCTTAGGAAGCTATTTGTAATGACAAGTTGGTCTGCTGCAAGAGGTGCACCTGATCAAGAGGGCCTTCTGTCACTTATCTGCGCAGCATATCCGAATTACAGAATGCTGGACAGCGAAGAATCTTTCAGCTGTTTGTTAGATGCTTTacacaaagaagaaaaagaagcctGGGCAGGGGTCCCTATAGCTGCCAACTCGACAGTTATTGACTCTGTCTTTGGGGGGCAGTTTTCGGTTACTGTGTCTTGCAATGAATGTCCTCACCGTTTTTCTGAAGACAAGCAGTTCTTTTACTTATCTATTCCAGTTTCATCAAGTAGGCCTTCAGCTTTTGTCCCACCAGCAAATTATTGTGCACAACCTGCTGATGTCACTGATATTGAAGTGGATGAAATTAATGGTCCTATATCACTTGAAAACTGCTTAAAGCTGTATACTGATCCTGAACCATGGATCTGTGAGAAATGTACTAACAGAGAGCGTCCAAAGGATGAAGAGGAGATTCGTGGTTGCAACAAAGGAGCAGCAGTTAGAAGAGTTCTTATAAGAGTACCACCACCTGTATTAGCACTTCATTTGAAAAGGTTCAATAAGGACTGTCAGGATCAATCCGAGAAATTGAAAGGGCATGTGCAGTATAATGAGAATCTTGATATAGGGCCATTTATGGACCCAAG ATCTGAGGTGGATGGCCACATTAATTATCATCTAGCTGGCATTGTCCTGCATAGTGAAAACATGACCGGAGGTCATTTCATAGCAAACGTGAGAGCTGAAAAGTCGACTATGAAAGGTGGAGCTTTGGTTTGGTTTAATGCGATAGACAAGCAAGTAACAAGAACCCGGATCCGTGATTTTCAAGGCGAGCCTCACCTGCTTTTTTACCGAAAG GTAACGCCAGACAACCTACGTAAAGAGGATATGAAGGCGATTGAACAGGCAAACAATAATAAGCAGGGACAGGCAGCACAAAAGGAGATGCCATGCCAGGAAGCTGTGCTCAGTCATATGGACAACCTGGTTAAAGAGGATATGAAGGTGATTGAAGAGGCAAACAATAATAAGCAGGGACAGGCAGCACAAAAGGAGATGCCCTGCAAGGAAGCTATACTCCATCATATTGAAATCGACCCTGTGCTGAAGGTGAAGACCCCGCAGCCTCTAGCCTTGGAGATGGTTGAGGGATCTCACCGCATGAGTACAAATGGTAATGTCATAAGGGGCTTGCCAAATCTTACTAACTCATGCTTTTTTAATGTGATGCTCCAATGCCTTCTTGGTCTTGATACACTGCGCTGCAAGCTTCTAGCACATGATGTTTGGAGAGGGTCCCTTTCTGAGCCTTTGCAGCAGCTGTTTATTGAGACAGGTGCTTTGAACTCTGCACAAGGTTTACTTGACCCAAGTGACCTTTTCAAACATACCTGCATGGTCTTTCCTCGATTTGGGAGTAAACAACACGAAGATACCCATGAGTTACTTCGCCAGTTTCTTGGACGTTTACATGTGGAGGAAGTTAAAACTCGGAATCTACCAATAGATATCGTTGATGATGTATCAACCATTATCACCTCTATCTTTAGTGGCAGTTTGGTTACTACTGTGTCTGCTATAGGCTGCGCACACGGTTCCACTAAGCATGATTCCTTCTTAGATATATCATTAGCAATTCCTTCACGAGGTTGTGTATCAATTGAAGACTGTTGGACTTTATTAACTGAGCAATCggcaatggatgaagaatggcCGTGCCCAGATTGTACCTGTGAACAGAAAGAGCCTGTTAAAAGAAATGAGAAGGGTGAACTGATTTCTGTTAAGAGAAATGCGGTGCAAAGAATGCTCATAGCCAGGCCTCCACAAGTTTTAGTGGTCACTTTGAAAAGATTCACGTACTGCTCTTCTCGCAGTGAGAAGTTGAAAGTGGATGTCCGCTTTAAGGAGATGTTTGACATGCAACCATTTATGGAAAACAG ATCTATGGAGGCCAACTCCCTGTACCGATTAGTTGGAGTTGTGCAGCACCAAGGAACACTGGCACAAGGTCATTATGTAGCATATGTTAGAGCTAACAAGATGGGAAGTCAGATGAATAATAATGGTGACTCAAAGTCTTGGTATTATGCTAGTGACGAGAACGTTTTAGAAGCCTCTTTGGATCAAGTTCTTAGCAGCGAGCCATACATACTTTTCTATGAAAAG TCTCAGCTTACTGATATCAATACGGAGCCCCACTCTTCTGCCAATCCCACTGTTGAGGAGACTCAGCTCCAAACGGGGGCTCCTGTTAGTGATTTGTCGTCTCCACCACTTGATGAATTGCGCCCTTGGGAATACCAGAGGTCCCGGAACCCACATAGACAGGCACGGAATGAAACTTATCAGGATAATGATCTATTGGGACAAAAAGTCGGTGTGTTCCTAAACAG TTTTATTCTCCCCGGCGACACAAGTCTATATTACCACTGGGAGCTGATTATGATGTGCGAGAGGGGTTCTGGATCGCGAAAGCTTAATATTCATTACTCTCATCTTCTCACATTTTCGAAAGGGCTTGCAATGGATGTGTGCAATGGATATGAAAG GTTGACGGTGAACTTGAAGGAAGCGGCCATAACGTTTGCACAGAGTTTGTTGGCTTCGGATACGAACTTAACAGAATCTGGTAGGAAGCGTATGCAGCTGTTGGCATCAACATCAACGGAATCAGATACAAGTCTGGAACTGAAATTCATTCAAATGCCCAAGAT GCACCAACTGCTAAATAATTGTCTACAGCCTCCTATGACTGAAATGATGCGTGTCTATGGCAGTTTGCATACGAGTATCATGACACCTTTACCTGAAAAGTGTTCTCTAGTCCAAAAACTTCTCTCAGACATGATCAATAGTCATAGGGATGGGCTTTCATGGGAGGGAGACATCGACATAGGGGATGTGGATGTTTATGATGATAGGGTATCTATCTCAAAAGAACCAAAGTCCTTCCGCATACACCCTAAAACTTCTCCATTAATGATTAGTGCAATGGAAAGGGATTTCAATTGGATTGCGCAGTCAGTTTTGAAGAAATTTAGAGTTCATGGGGCTTTAATTCCCTATTTAGAAGCTTTCATCACAATGTTGAGTGAGATGGCGAGCTATGCGAGCTGGTGGTCAAACACGGAGACAGCAGAGGCTCTTCGAGAGTTAATAGAAAATCATCCCTTTCTGAAACCTGCAATGGCCCGGGCAAATTTGTGGTCAGGAATATTCTGTGCCTGCTCGTCTCATGATGCAGAAGATATCAATGCAGAATTCAAAACAGTTCTAAACAACTATGTGTGCGAGTCATGGACTGAGCAGATACAATATAACAAAATGCTCAGATGTATTTTCAAgtataaaaatgaaaaatcacAGCCAGGTGTAACAGCTGGCTGTGGTGCTGATGGCCCTGCGGCTGGCCCTACTGCCTCTACAGTTGGATCTGCTGCTGGTAATGATGGCCCTGTGTCCTCTACGGTTGGATCTGCTGCTGGTGCGGCTGGGCAGGCTGAAAACCCTTTAGGATACTATGAGGATAATGCTGAATTTTTAATAGAGTGTTTGAGACATCTCTTTCATCATGGCTCGGGGTATTCCTTTGCGTATAGACCACCGCATGAACGTGGTAACGGTCCACGGGTACAACTGATGAAATCACTTGATGAAACCGAGCTTGCCGGTGCTGCTTTTCTTGATGAATACGCAATGGAAGCTTTGACTGAACTGTTGAAGCAGTCTGCAATGAAAGGCTT GGCGCTGTCAGTTTGGGAGTGTTACAAGAACTGTAACTATCCGTACCGACCACAAAAATGCTGTAGCTGA
- the LOC117860760 gene encoding ubiquitin carboxyl-terminal hydrolase 1 isoform X2: MVRSKAKSLPEEHQQQAMSPLDSELCDLQEGCAHYTYEGTVHLEKALLDVLTSNHSEHCALCPKEEEEQQKKKGTLCPKEEEEQQQKKKKTKKKGSGAAKVQKKIDMWVCLTCNGHFCVAALIEANSHSRVHAKETQHWWAANYSDPSTVYCFKCDREVPVKIPNLDKNVRTSEIDLTFRIQGLRSLGTESPFNAILQNLLSLKSLRKEMLKLEFPRTATIPIALRKLFVMTSWSAARGAPDQEGLLSLICAAYPNYRMLDSEESFSCLLDALHKEEKEAWAGVPIAANSTVIDSVFGGQFSVTVSCNECPHRFSEDKQFFYLSIPVSSSRPSAFVPPANYCAQPADVTDIEVDEINGPISLENCLKLYTDPEPWICEKCTNRERPKDEEEIRGCNKGAAVRRVLIRVPPPVLALHLKRFNKDCQDQSEKLKGHVQYNENLDIGPFMDPRSEVDGHINYHLAGIVLHSENMTGGHFIANVRAEKSTMKGGALVWFNAIDKQVTRTRIRDFQGEPHLLFYRKVTPDNLRKEDMKAIEQANNNKQGQAAQKEMPCQEAVLSHMDNLVKEDMKVIEEANNNKQGQAAQKEMPCKEAILHHIEIDPVLKVKTPQPLALEMVEGSHRMSTNGNVIRGLPNLTNSCFFNVMLQCLLGLDTLRCKLLAHDVWRGSLSEPLQQLFIETGALNSAQGLLDPSDLFKHTCMVFPRFGSKQHEDTHELLRQFLGRLHVEEVKTRNLPIDIVDDVSTIITSIFSGSLVTTVSAIGCAHGSTKHDSFLDISLAIPSRGCVSIEDCWTLLTEQSAMDEEWPCPDCTCEQKEPVKRNEKGELISVKRNAVQRMLIARPPQVLVVTLKRFTYCSSRSEKLKVDVRFKEMFDMQPFMENRSMEANSLYRLVGVVQHQGTLAQGHYVAYVRANKMGSQMNNNGDSKSWYYASDENVLEASLDQVLSSEPYILFYEKLTDINTEPHSSANPTVEETQLQTGAPVSDLSSPPLDELRPWEYQRSRNPHRQARNETYQDNDLLGQKVGVFLNSFILPGDTSLYYHWELIMMCERGSGSRKLNIHYSHLLTFSKGLAMDVCNGYERLTVNLKEAAITFAQSLLASDTNLTESGRKRMQLLASTSTESDTSLELKFIQMPKMHQLLNNCLQPPMTEMMRVYGSLHTSIMTPLPEKCSLVQKLLSDMINSHRDGLSWEGDIDIGDVDVYDDRVSISKEPKSFRIHPKTSPLMISAMERDFNWIAQSVLKKFRVHGALIPYLEAFITMLSEMASYASWWSNTETAEALRELIENHPFLKPAMARANLWSGIFCACSSHDAEDINAEFKTVLNNYVCESWTEQIQYNKMLRCIFKYKNEKSQPGVTAGCGADGPAAGPTASTVGSAAGNDGPVSSTVGSAAGAAGQAENPLGYYEDNAEFLIECLRHLFHHGSGYSFAYRPPHERGNGPRVQLMKSLDETELAGAAFLDEYAMEALTELLKQSAMKGLALSVWECYKNCNYPYRPQKCCS; encoded by the exons atggtGAGATCTAAGGCCAAGAGCCTGCCGGAAGAACATCAACAGCAAGCCATGTCTCCCTTGGATAGTGAACTGTGTGATCTTCAGGAAGGTTGTGCTCACTACACTTATGAGGGCACAGTACACCTGGAAAAGGCCCTCCTCGATGTTTTAACTTCAAACCATTCTGAACATTGCGCACTTTGtccgaaggaggaggaggagcagcagaagaagaaaggaacacTTTGtccaaaggaggaggaggagcagcagcagaagaagaagaaaacgaagaagaaaggaagcGGTGCTGCCAAGGTGCAGAAAAAGATTGATATGTGGGTCTGTTTGACCTGCAATGGGCATTTTTGTGTGGCAGCACTGATCGAGGCAAACAGCCACAGTCGAGTACATGCCAAGGAGACACAGCATTGGTGGGCTGCAAATTATAGTGATCCATCAACTGTGTATTGCTTCAAATGTGACCGGGAGGTACCGGTTAAGATTCCCAACCTTGATAAGAATGTTAGGACCTCTGAAATTGATTTGACGTTTAGGATTCAAGGGCTACGGAGTCTTGGAACTGAGTCCCCCTTCAATGCGATATTGCAGAATCTGCTCTCCTTGAAATCACTGCGCAAGGAGATGCTAAAATTAGAGTTTCCAAGAACAGCAACCATTCCTATAGCTCTTAGGAAGCTATTTGTAATGACAAGTTGGTCTGCTGCAAGAGGTGCACCTGATCAAGAGGGCCTTCTGTCACTTATCTGCGCAGCATATCCGAATTACAGAATGCTGGACAGCGAAGAATCTTTCAGCTGTTTGTTAGATGCTTTacacaaagaagaaaaagaagcctGGGCAGGGGTCCCTATAGCTGCCAACTCGACAGTTATTGACTCTGTCTTTGGGGGGCAGTTTTCGGTTACTGTGTCTTGCAATGAATGTCCTCACCGTTTTTCTGAAGACAAGCAGTTCTTTTACTTATCTATTCCAGTTTCATCAAGTAGGCCTTCAGCTTTTGTCCCACCAGCAAATTATTGTGCACAACCTGCTGATGTCACTGATATTGAAGTGGATGAAATTAATGGTCCTATATCACTTGAAAACTGCTTAAAGCTGTATACTGATCCTGAACCATGGATCTGTGAGAAATGTACTAACAGAGAGCGTCCAAAGGATGAAGAGGAGATTCGTGGTTGCAACAAAGGAGCAGCAGTTAGAAGAGTTCTTATAAGAGTACCACCACCTGTATTAGCACTTCATTTGAAAAGGTTCAATAAGGACTGTCAGGATCAATCCGAGAAATTGAAAGGGCATGTGCAGTATAATGAGAATCTTGATATAGGGCCATTTATGGACCCAAG ATCTGAGGTGGATGGCCACATTAATTATCATCTAGCTGGCATTGTCCTGCATAGTGAAAACATGACCGGAGGTCATTTCATAGCAAACGTGAGAGCTGAAAAGTCGACTATGAAAGGTGGAGCTTTGGTTTGGTTTAATGCGATAGACAAGCAAGTAACAAGAACCCGGATCCGTGATTTTCAAGGCGAGCCTCACCTGCTTTTTTACCGAAAG GTAACGCCAGACAACCTACGTAAAGAGGATATGAAGGCGATTGAACAGGCAAACAATAATAAGCAGGGACAGGCAGCACAAAAGGAGATGCCATGCCAGGAAGCTGTGCTCAGTCATATGGACAACCTGGTTAAAGAGGATATGAAGGTGATTGAAGAGGCAAACAATAATAAGCAGGGACAGGCAGCACAAAAGGAGATGCCCTGCAAGGAAGCTATACTCCATCATATTGAAATCGACCCTGTGCTGAAGGTGAAGACCCCGCAGCCTCTAGCCTTGGAGATGGTTGAGGGATCTCACCGCATGAGTACAAATGGTAATGTCATAAGGGGCTTGCCAAATCTTACTAACTCATGCTTTTTTAATGTGATGCTCCAATGCCTTCTTGGTCTTGATACACTGCGCTGCAAGCTTCTAGCACATGATGTTTGGAGAGGGTCCCTTTCTGAGCCTTTGCAGCAGCTGTTTATTGAGACAGGTGCTTTGAACTCTGCACAAGGTTTACTTGACCCAAGTGACCTTTTCAAACATACCTGCATGGTCTTTCCTCGATTTGGGAGTAAACAACACGAAGATACCCATGAGTTACTTCGCCAGTTTCTTGGACGTTTACATGTGGAGGAAGTTAAAACTCGGAATCTACCAATAGATATCGTTGATGATGTATCAACCATTATCACCTCTATCTTTAGTGGCAGTTTGGTTACTACTGTGTCTGCTATAGGCTGCGCACACGGTTCCACTAAGCATGATTCCTTCTTAGATATATCATTAGCAATTCCTTCACGAGGTTGTGTATCAATTGAAGACTGTTGGACTTTATTAACTGAGCAATCggcaatggatgaagaatggcCGTGCCCAGATTGTACCTGTGAACAGAAAGAGCCTGTTAAAAGAAATGAGAAGGGTGAACTGATTTCTGTTAAGAGAAATGCGGTGCAAAGAATGCTCATAGCCAGGCCTCCACAAGTTTTAGTGGTCACTTTGAAAAGATTCACGTACTGCTCTTCTCGCAGTGAGAAGTTGAAAGTGGATGTCCGCTTTAAGGAGATGTTTGACATGCAACCATTTATGGAAAACAG ATCTATGGAGGCCAACTCCCTGTACCGATTAGTTGGAGTTGTGCAGCACCAAGGAACACTGGCACAAGGTCATTATGTAGCATATGTTAGAGCTAACAAGATGGGAAGTCAGATGAATAATAATGGTGACTCAAAGTCTTGGTATTATGCTAGTGACGAGAACGTTTTAGAAGCCTCTTTGGATCAAGTTCTTAGCAGCGAGCCATACATACTTTTCTATGAAAAG CTTACTGATATCAATACGGAGCCCCACTCTTCTGCCAATCCCACTGTTGAGGAGACTCAGCTCCAAACGGGGGCTCCTGTTAGTGATTTGTCGTCTCCACCACTTGATGAATTGCGCCCTTGGGAATACCAGAGGTCCCGGAACCCACATAGACAGGCACGGAATGAAACTTATCAGGATAATGATCTATTGGGACAAAAAGTCGGTGTGTTCCTAAACAG TTTTATTCTCCCCGGCGACACAAGTCTATATTACCACTGGGAGCTGATTATGATGTGCGAGAGGGGTTCTGGATCGCGAAAGCTTAATATTCATTACTCTCATCTTCTCACATTTTCGAAAGGGCTTGCAATGGATGTGTGCAATGGATATGAAAG GTTGACGGTGAACTTGAAGGAAGCGGCCATAACGTTTGCACAGAGTTTGTTGGCTTCGGATACGAACTTAACAGAATCTGGTAGGAAGCGTATGCAGCTGTTGGCATCAACATCAACGGAATCAGATACAAGTCTGGAACTGAAATTCATTCAAATGCCCAAGAT GCACCAACTGCTAAATAATTGTCTACAGCCTCCTATGACTGAAATGATGCGTGTCTATGGCAGTTTGCATACGAGTATCATGACACCTTTACCTGAAAAGTGTTCTCTAGTCCAAAAACTTCTCTCAGACATGATCAATAGTCATAGGGATGGGCTTTCATGGGAGGGAGACATCGACATAGGGGATGTGGATGTTTATGATGATAGGGTATCTATCTCAAAAGAACCAAAGTCCTTCCGCATACACCCTAAAACTTCTCCATTAATGATTAGTGCAATGGAAAGGGATTTCAATTGGATTGCGCAGTCAGTTTTGAAGAAATTTAGAGTTCATGGGGCTTTAATTCCCTATTTAGAAGCTTTCATCACAATGTTGAGTGAGATGGCGAGCTATGCGAGCTGGTGGTCAAACACGGAGACAGCAGAGGCTCTTCGAGAGTTAATAGAAAATCATCCCTTTCTGAAACCTGCAATGGCCCGGGCAAATTTGTGGTCAGGAATATTCTGTGCCTGCTCGTCTCATGATGCAGAAGATATCAATGCAGAATTCAAAACAGTTCTAAACAACTATGTGTGCGAGTCATGGACTGAGCAGATACAATATAACAAAATGCTCAGATGTATTTTCAAgtataaaaatgaaaaatcacAGCCAGGTGTAACAGCTGGCTGTGGTGCTGATGGCCCTGCGGCTGGCCCTACTGCCTCTACAGTTGGATCTGCTGCTGGTAATGATGGCCCTGTGTCCTCTACGGTTGGATCTGCTGCTGGTGCGGCTGGGCAGGCTGAAAACCCTTTAGGATACTATGAGGATAATGCTGAATTTTTAATAGAGTGTTTGAGACATCTCTTTCATCATGGCTCGGGGTATTCCTTTGCGTATAGACCACCGCATGAACGTGGTAACGGTCCACGGGTACAACTGATGAAATCACTTGATGAAACCGAGCTTGCCGGTGCTGCTTTTCTTGATGAATACGCAATGGAAGCTTTGACTGAACTGTTGAAGCAGTCTGCAATGAAAGGCTT GGCGCTGTCAGTTTGGGAGTGTTACAAGAACTGTAACTATCCGTACCGACCACAAAAATGCTGTAGCTGA